One Pantoea eucalypti genomic region harbors:
- the tyrA gene encoding bifunctional chorismate mutase/prephenate dehydrogenase, which produces MVAELTALRDQIDSVDKALLDLLAKRLELVAEVGEVKSRYGLPIYVPEREASMLASRRKEAEALGVPPDLIEDVLRRVMRESYTSENDKGFKTLCPELRPVVIVGGKGQMGRLFEKMLGLSGYTVKTLDKEDWPQAETLLSDAGMVIISVPIHLTEQVIAQLPPLPEDCILVDLASVKNRPLQAMLATHNGPVLGLHPMFGPDSGSLAKQVVVWCDGRQPEAYQWFLEQIQVWGARLHRISAVEHDQNMAFIQALRHFATFAYGLHLAEENVNLDQLLALSSPIYRLELAMVGRLFAQDPQLYADIIMSSESNLALIKRYYQRFGEAIALLEQGDKQAFIASFNRVEQWFGDHAKRFLVESRSLLRSANDSRP; this is translated from the coding sequence ATGGTGGCTGAACTGACCGCGTTACGCGATCAAATTGACAGTGTTGATAAGGCGCTGCTGGATCTGCTGGCTAAACGGCTGGAGCTGGTGGCTGAGGTGGGGGAGGTGAAGAGCCGTTACGGTCTGCCTATCTATGTCCCTGAGCGTGAAGCGTCAATGCTGGCTTCGCGTCGCAAAGAGGCAGAGGCGCTCGGCGTCCCCCCGGATCTGATTGAAGATGTGCTGCGTCGTGTGATGCGCGAGTCCTATACCAGCGAAAATGACAAAGGCTTTAAAACCCTCTGTCCTGAACTGCGCCCGGTGGTGATTGTCGGCGGCAAAGGCCAGATGGGCCGGTTGTTTGAAAAAATGCTCGGCCTGTCAGGCTACACAGTTAAAACGCTGGATAAAGAAGACTGGCCTCAGGCTGAAACGCTGCTCAGCGATGCCGGTATGGTCATCATCAGTGTGCCGATTCACCTGACCGAGCAGGTTATTGCACAGCTGCCGCCACTGCCGGAAGATTGTATTCTGGTGGACCTGGCTTCTGTGAAAAACCGGCCTCTGCAGGCGATGCTGGCCACTCATAATGGTCCGGTGCTGGGTCTGCACCCGATGTTTGGCCCGGACAGCGGCAGCCTGGCAAAACAGGTGGTGGTCTGGTGTGATGGCCGACAGCCGGAAGCGTATCAGTGGTTCCTGGAGCAGATTCAGGTCTGGGGTGCGCGTCTGCATCGTATCAGCGCTGTAGAGCATGACCAGAACATGGCGTTTATTCAGGCACTGCGTCACTTTGCCACCTTTGCCTACGGTCTGCATTTAGCTGAAGAAAACGTGAATCTTGATCAGCTGCTGGCACTCTCATCGCCTATCTATCGACTGGAGCTGGCAATGGTAGGGCGGTTGTTTGCTCAGGATCCGCAGCTTTACGCGGATATCATCATGTCGTCAGAGAGTAATCTGGCGCTGATCAAACGTTATTACCAGCGCTTTGGTGAAGCGATTGCGCTGCTGGAGCAGGGCGATAAACAGGCATTCATTGCCAGCTTTAACCGGGTCGAGCAGTGGTTTGGCGATCACGCGAAACGCTTCCTGGTGGAAAGCCGGAGTCTGTTACGCTCGGCCAATGACAGTCGGCCATAA
- the pheA gene encoding bifunctional chorismate mutase/prephenate dehydratase gives MNPDNPLLALRDKISAVDKKLLTLLAERRLLAVEVAHAKLATHRPIRDVERERALLENLIVLGKAHKLDAHYITRLFQLVIEDSVLTQQALLQKNLNHPHAHAARIAFLGPKGSYSHLAARNYASRHFDSMVECGCLKFHDIIKQVENGLADYAVMPIENTSSGSINDVYDLLQQTSLSIVGELTLPIDHCVLVNGPTDLQQIETVYSHPQPFQQCSQFINRFPHWKIEYTESTAAAMERVAALNSPKVAALGSEAGGELYQLQVLERNLANQQQNHTRFIVLARKAIEVSDQVPAKTTLIMATGQQAGALVDALLVLRQHNLIMSKLESRPINGNPWEEMFYIDVQGNLQSERMQQALQELQTMTRSLKVLGCYPSENVIPAEPGDETVE, from the coding sequence ATGAATCCCGACAATCCCTTGCTGGCGTTACGCGATAAGATCAGCGCAGTGGATAAAAAACTTCTGACGCTGCTGGCCGAGCGTCGTCTGCTGGCAGTGGAAGTCGCACATGCAAAACTTGCCACGCATCGCCCGATTCGGGATGTGGAACGCGAACGTGCGCTGCTGGAGAATCTGATTGTACTGGGTAAAGCGCATAAACTGGATGCGCACTACATCACCCGGCTGTTCCAGCTGGTTATTGAAGATTCAGTGCTGACTCAGCAAGCACTGCTGCAGAAAAATCTCAACCATCCTCATGCGCATGCCGCCCGTATCGCATTCCTCGGCCCGAAAGGCTCTTACTCGCACCTTGCCGCACGCAACTACGCGTCACGTCATTTCGACAGCATGGTGGAGTGTGGCTGCCTGAAATTTCACGACATCATCAAGCAGGTCGAAAATGGCCTGGCTGATTACGCCGTGATGCCGATTGAGAACACCAGTTCGGGCTCGATCAATGATGTCTACGATCTGCTGCAACAGACCAGCCTCTCTATCGTGGGCGAACTGACCTTACCTATCGACCACTGCGTGCTGGTGAATGGCCCCACCGATCTGCAGCAGATTGAGACGGTGTACAGCCATCCTCAGCCCTTCCAGCAGTGCAGCCAGTTTATTAACCGTTTCCCGCACTGGAAAATCGAATATACCGAGAGTACCGCAGCAGCAATGGAGAGAGTGGCTGCGCTCAACTCACCTAAGGTGGCAGCATTAGGCAGTGAAGCCGGTGGTGAGCTCTATCAGTTGCAGGTGCTGGAACGTAATCTGGCAAACCAGCAGCAGAACCATACCCGCTTTATCGTGCTCGCCCGAAAAGCCATCGAGGTTTCAGATCAGGTGCCAGCGAAAACGACACTGATTATGGCAACCGGCCAGCAGGCGGGTGCACTGGTTGATGCACTATTGGTGCTGCGTCAGCACAACCTGATTATGAGCAAGCTGGAGTCACGCCCGATTAATGGCAATCCGTGGGAAGAGATGTTTTACATTGATGTGCAGGGTAACCTGCAATCAGAGCGGATGCAGCAGGCTCTGCAGGAGTTACAGACCATGACCCGCTCTCTGAAGGTGCTGGGCTGCTATCCCAGCGAGAATGTGATACCCGCTGAACCCGGCGATGAAACCGTTGAATAG
- the pheL gene encoding pheA operon leader peptide PheL → MKPTLFFFAFFFTFP, encoded by the coding sequence ATGAAACCCACTCTGTTTTTCTTCGCTTTCTTTTTTACCTTCCCCTGA
- the raiA gene encoding ribosome-associated translation inhibitor RaiA, which produces MILNITSKQMDITPAIRSHVEDRLAKLEKWQTDLINPHIVLSKEPKEFVADATINTPNGTLVASAKHDDMYTAINDLIAKLERQLNKVQHKSEARRASASVKDIIPADEES; this is translated from the coding sequence ATGATTCTGAACATTACCAGTAAACAAATGGACATCACCCCGGCAATCCGAAGCCATGTTGAAGACCGTCTCGCCAAGCTCGAAAAATGGCAAACCGACCTGATTAATCCGCATATTGTCCTGTCCAAAGAGCCCAAAGAATTCGTGGCTGATGCCACTATTAACACACCGAACGGGACTCTGGTGGCCAGCGCCAAGCACGACGATATGTATACCGCCATCAACGATTTGATTGCGAAACTCGAACGTCAGCTGAATAAAGTTCAGCATAAGTCTGAAGCCCGCCGCGCCAGTGCCAGCGTAAAAGACATTATCCCCGCCGACGAAGAGTCCTGA
- the bamD gene encoding outer membrane protein assembly factor BamD: protein MTRMKHLVAAATLSLALVGCSGSNDAVPDNPPSEIYATAQQKLQDGNFKAAIKQLEALDNRYPFGPYSQQVQLDLIYAYYKNADLPLAQAAIARFMRLNPTHPNIDYVIYMKGLTDMALDDSALQGFFGIDRSDRDPTHARDAFRDFSQLLRNYPNSQYAADAQKRLVYLKDRLAKYELSVAQFYTKREAYVAVVNRVEGMMRDYPDTQATHDALPLMENAYRNLQLNAEADKVAKIIAVNKS, encoded by the coding sequence ATGACGCGTATGAAACATCTGGTGGCTGCTGCCACACTGAGCCTGGCACTTGTTGGTTGTTCCGGCTCAAATGACGCGGTACCGGACAACCCGCCTTCTGAAATCTATGCTACAGCGCAGCAAAAGCTGCAGGACGGTAACTTTAAAGCCGCGATTAAGCAACTGGAAGCGCTGGATAATCGTTATCCGTTCGGTCCTTATTCGCAGCAGGTGCAGCTGGATTTAATCTACGCGTACTATAAAAATGCCGATCTGCCCCTGGCGCAGGCTGCCATTGCTCGCTTTATGCGTCTGAACCCCACGCATCCGAACATTGACTATGTCATCTATATGAAAGGTCTGACGGACATGGCGCTGGATGACTCCGCGCTGCAGGGCTTCTTTGGTATTGATCGTTCTGACCGCGATCCGACGCACGCTCGTGATGCTTTCCGCGACTTCTCCCAGCTGCTGCGTAATTACCCGAACAGCCAGTATGCGGCTGATGCTCAGAAACGCCTGGTCTATCTGAAAGACCGTCTGGCTAAATATGAGCTGTCAGTGGCGCAATTCTATACTAAGCGTGAGGCTTATGTCGCGGTTGTTAACCGTGTAGAGGGTATGATGCGCGATTATCCGGATACGCAGGCGACACACGATGCCCTGCCACTGATGGAAAATGCTTACCGTAATCTGCAGCTGAACGCTGAAGCTGACAAAGTGGCGAAAATCATTGCAGTCAACAAAAGCTGA
- the rluD gene encoding 23S rRNA pseudouridine(1911/1915/1917) synthase RluD: MAQQVQLTATVSESQLGQRLDQTLAELFPDYSRSRIKEWILDRRVTVNGVMVDTPKEKVLGGELVAIDAEIEEAQRWEPQDLPLDIVYEDEDIIVINKPRDFVVHPGAGNPDGTVLNALLHHYPAIMDVPRAGIVHRLDKDTTGLMVVAKTVPAQTHLVDSLQRREITREYEAVAIGNMTAGGTVEQPISRHSTKRTHMAVHPMGKPAVTHYRIMEHFRAHTRLRLRLETGRTHQIRVHMSHISHPLVGDPLYGGRPRPPKGASEAFITTLRGFDRQALHATMLRLYHPISGIEMEFHAALPQDMVDLIAALKADTEEFKDQMNW, encoded by the coding sequence ATGGCACAACAAGTTCAACTCACCGCAACGGTATCCGAATCACAACTCGGACAACGTTTAGATCAGACTTTGGCGGAATTGTTCCCTGATTATTCACGTTCCCGCATAAAAGAGTGGATCCTCGATCGTCGCGTTACTGTAAACGGCGTTATGGTCGATACCCCCAAAGAAAAAGTGCTGGGCGGCGAGCTGGTCGCGATTGACGCTGAGATCGAAGAGGCACAGCGCTGGGAACCTCAGGATCTGCCACTCGACATCGTTTATGAAGATGAAGACATTATTGTCATCAACAAACCACGTGACTTTGTGGTTCACCCTGGCGCCGGTAATCCGGATGGCACGGTGTTAAACGCCTTACTTCATCACTACCCTGCGATTATGGATGTGCCACGCGCCGGCATCGTACACCGCCTGGATAAAGACACCACCGGTTTAATGGTGGTCGCGAAAACCGTTCCGGCTCAGACGCATCTGGTGGACTCGCTGCAGCGTCGCGAAATCACCCGTGAATATGAAGCGGTCGCGATTGGCAATATGACGGCGGGCGGCACGGTTGAGCAGCCTATCAGCCGTCACTCCACCAAACGTACCCATATGGCGGTTCATCCAATGGGCAAACCGGCGGTGACGCATTATCGCATCATGGAGCATTTCCGGGCTCATACCCGTCTGCGTCTGCGTCTGGAGACGGGTCGTACTCACCAGATCCGTGTGCATATGTCTCACATCAGCCATCCGCTGGTGGGCGATCCACTTTACGGTGGCCGCCCGCGTCCGCCAAAAGGGGCATCAGAGGCATTTATTACTACGCTGCGCGGTTTCGATCGTCAGGCACTGCACGCCACGATGTTGCGCCTCTATCATCCAATCAGTGGTATTGAGATGGAATTCCATGCTGCGCTTCCACAGGACATGGTTGATTTAATCGCGGCGTTAAAAGCAGACACTGAAGAATTTAAAGACCAGATGAATTGGTGA
- the yfiH gene encoding purine nucleoside phosphorylase YfiH, which yields MSLITPQWPASSRVRACSTQRQGGVSTSPWDALNLGGHVGDNPDAVALNRQLLVDKADLPAMPQWLEQVHGTEVVRLTAGGNMPLRADACITDQPDVVCAIMTADCLPVLFCSQDGTEVAAAHAGWRGLCAGVLENTLAQFRSPPEQIHVWLGPAIGPDAFEVGAEVREAFMAQDPRAVQAFRPSGDRFYADIWLLARMRLQAAGVNSISADSRCTFTQRDDFFSFRRDGITGRMATLIWLL from the coding sequence ATGAGTCTGATTACGCCGCAATGGCCCGCCTCGTCACGCGTTCGGGCCTGCTCGACGCAGCGACAGGGTGGCGTAAGCACGTCGCCCTGGGATGCGCTGAATCTCGGCGGGCACGTGGGAGATAATCCGGATGCGGTGGCGCTTAACCGTCAGTTGCTGGTGGATAAGGCGGATTTGCCCGCTATGCCGCAGTGGCTGGAGCAGGTTCATGGCACGGAGGTCGTGCGTCTGACTGCAGGAGGAAACATGCCATTACGTGCTGATGCCTGCATTACCGATCAGCCCGACGTCGTCTGCGCCATCATGACCGCTGACTGTCTGCCGGTACTGTTCTGTTCGCAGGATGGGACGGAAGTGGCGGCAGCACATGCAGGCTGGCGCGGGCTCTGTGCCGGTGTACTGGAAAATACGCTGGCGCAGTTTCGTTCTCCGCCTGAGCAGATTCATGTCTGGCTGGGGCCGGCCATCGGACCGGATGCGTTTGAGGTTGGCGCAGAAGTGCGTGAGGCTTTTATGGCGCAGGATCCCCGCGCTGTGCAGGCTTTCCGTCCATCAGGCGACCGGTTTTACGCGGACATCTGGCTGCTGGCGCGTATGCGGCTGCAGGCAGCGGGCGTCAATTCAATCAGCGCCGATAGCCGCTGTACCTTTACGCAACGCGACGATTTCTTCTCCTTTCGTCGTGATGGGATCACCGGGCGTATGGCAACTTTGATCTGGCTGTTATAA
- a CDS encoding MFS family transporter, which translates to MTPTNNKTQPDDTKKRIWAIVGASSGNLVEWFDFYVYSFFSLYFAHIFFPKGDTTTQLLQTAGVFAAGFLMRPIGGWLFGYIGDKHGRKNSMLVSVCMMCFGSLVIACLPGYATIGVAAPVILLLARMFQGLSVGGEYGTSATYMSEVALEGRKGFYASFQYVTLIGGQLAAVLTVVVLQFVLTDAELRSWGWRIPFFLGALLAVVALWLRRSLEETSDKASREHRDAGSVIGLLRNHTRPFLMVLGFTAGGSLSFYTFTTYMQKYLVNTSGMDPKTASGLMTGALLVFMLIQPIIGALSDKIGRRTSMMIFGAGAAICTVPILTLLQNVQSPGVAFLLIMLALLITSFYTAISGILKAEMFPPQVRALGVGLSYAVANALFGGSAEYVALLMKQQGIETTFFWYVSAMGAVAFLVSLLLHRRGKGITL; encoded by the coding sequence ATGACACCCACCAATAATAAAACTCAGCCGGATGATACAAAGAAACGTATCTGGGCAATCGTCGGCGCGTCATCGGGCAACCTGGTTGAATGGTTCGACTTCTATGTCTATTCATTCTTCTCGCTCTACTTTGCGCACATCTTCTTCCCAAAGGGTGACACCACAACGCAGTTATTGCAGACAGCGGGTGTTTTTGCAGCAGGATTTTTAATGCGTCCGATTGGCGGCTGGTTATTTGGCTATATTGGCGACAAGCACGGCCGAAAAAATTCGATGCTGGTTTCAGTCTGTATGATGTGTTTTGGTTCACTGGTGATCGCCTGCCTGCCCGGTTATGCAACGATTGGCGTAGCCGCTCCCGTCATTCTGCTGCTGGCGCGTATGTTTCAGGGGTTATCGGTGGGTGGGGAGTATGGGACCAGCGCAACCTACATGAGTGAAGTCGCCCTGGAAGGACGCAAGGGATTCTATGCCTCTTTCCAGTACGTCACGCTGATTGGCGGTCAGTTAGCGGCGGTGCTGACCGTGGTGGTCCTGCAATTTGTGCTCACTGATGCAGAGCTGCGCAGCTGGGGCTGGCGCATTCCGTTCTTCCTCGGCGCACTGCTCGCCGTTGTCGCATTGTGGTTACGACGCTCTCTGGAAGAAACCTCAGATAAAGCCAGCCGTGAACATCGTGATGCGGGTAGCGTCATCGGGTTACTGCGCAATCATACCCGTCCCTTCCTGATGGTGCTGGGTTTCACCGCCGGCGGCTCCCTGAGTTTTTACACCTTCACCACCTACATGCAAAAGTATCTGGTTAACACATCAGGCATGGATCCAAAAACGGCCAGCGGGCTGATGACCGGGGCACTGCTGGTCTTCATGCTGATTCAGCCAATAATCGGTGCGCTGTCAGATAAAATCGGTCGTCGCACTTCGATGATGATCTTTGGTGCGGGGGCGGCAATCTGTACAGTACCCATTCTGACCCTGCTGCAAAACGTGCAAAGTCCTGGCGTAGCTTTCCTGTTAATCATGCTGGCCTTGTTGATTACCAGCTTCTACACCGCCATCAGCGGCATTCTTAAAGCCGAAATGTTTCCGCCGCAGGTGCGTGCTCTGGGTGTCGGGCTATCATACGCAGTCGCGAATGCGCTGTTCGGTGGGTCGGCGGAGTATGTGGCGTTGCTGATGAAGCAGCAGGGGATTGAGACCACCTTCTTCTGGTATGTTTCAGCCATGGGTGCGGTAGCATTTCTGGTGTCGCTGTTGCTGCACAGACGCGGCAAAGGGATTACGCTTTAA